From a region of the Haematobia irritans isolate KBUSLIRL chromosome 4, ASM5000362v1, whole genome shotgun sequence genome:
- the LOC142234952 gene encoding uncharacterized protein LOC142234952 has protein sequence MVPTQGFEKITTNYEILIEIFEKLQYEDQMRLAQVNRILRQVYKSYILPKQYRCLKIFSTFLGGFLISNETDRNRKLLRQKEMQKFISLYGKYVRELSVDKPMNFRPFINVVSLSCDGLHFNMKILEQVATQLPHLERFQVLSLRCGKRHFEQAHLENILKMKNLRELQLDFYNDNSDNTIKYQYFRKLLSMPKMEILKLSFEVAADSEEDPISSLNSLKELSIQISLQREKWLQNYPSVLEICRNLKSLTLRLPYRNIMDENTLHLIAKSCPNLESLNLCCICFSNIEIFVIPQSLKELQIYLCYGLAYRNLQQILTQYPKLKKFYSKCSDYMGIFENVPISQALETLELDRVELNDFTMAYDHNENLKNLTWHSHWMWGDKQSLIKAIPMATCKNLETLHMVNCHMSVAILEELKLLRTLKIFLNLPKDWPEIIGLLKHPSLEEVDIEFEESTIKQAPICDNLQTKISHLTLHYPDNYGEDLDFWLDLLQQNKKMKLSLYSLKTHYCNIRDVIHHSKFPRFLKVLYIHGIKIDCNELKNNYEKILSSLKTIKHSHSESEDLDVLEEYDMVLWKI, from the exons ATGGTTCCCACACAAGGCTTTGAaaaaattaccacaaattatGAAAtactaatagaaatttttgaaaaattacaatACGAAGACCAAATGAGATTGGCCCAAGTCAATCGAATATTGAGGCAAGTTTATAAATCTTATATATTGCCTAAGCAATAtcgttgtttgaaaattttctccacatttCTTGGTGGATTTCTAATATCCAATGAAACGGATAGAAATCGAAAATTACTAAGGCAGAAAGaaatgcaaaagtttatttcgttATATGGCAAATACGTTCGAGAATTAAGTGTTGATAAACCCATGAATTTTAGGCCTTTTATAAATGTGGTGAGTTTATCGTGTGATGGTCTACACTTTAATATGAAAATCCTAGAACAAGTGGCAACACAGTTACCTCATTTGGAGAGATTCCAAGTTCTCTCTTTGAGATGTGGTAAAAGACATTTTGAGCAAGCACATTTGGAGAATATACTTAAAATGaagaatttaagagaattacaaCTGGAtttctacaatgataattcGGATAACACAATCAAATATCAATACTTTCGAAAATTACTTAGCATGCCAAAGATGGAAATTCTTAAACTAAGTTTCGAAGTAGCAGCTGATAGTGAAGAAGACCCCATAAGTTCTTTGAACTCATTAAAGGAATTATCCATACAGATTTCTTTACAAAGAGAAAAATGGTTACAAAATTATCCTTCGGTATTGGAAATATGTAGAAATCTCAAATCCCTTACTCTACGCCTTCCATATAGGAATATTATGGATGAAAATACCTTACATCTGATTGCCAAATCTTGCCCAAATCTTGAATCTTTAAACCTATGTTGTATATGCTTCtccaatattgaaatatttgtgataccgCAAAGCCTTAAGGAGCTTCAAATATATTTGTGCTATGGTTTAGCTTACCGAAATCTTCAACAAATTCTAACTCAATATCCcaagttgaaaaaattctattcgAAATGCTCCGATTATATGGGAATATTTGAAAATGTCCCCATATCTCAAGCCCTAGAAACTCTGGAATTGGATCGTGTGGAATTAAATGATTTTACAATGGCCTATGACCATAAtgagaatttaaaaaatcttacgtGGCACAGCCATTGGATGTGGGGAGATAAGCAAAGTTTAATAAAAGCTATTCCCATGGCCACTTGCAAAAATTTGGAGACTTTACATATGGTAAACTGTCATATGTCTGTGGCTATTTTAGAAGAACTAAAACTTCTACGAACATTGAAAATCTTTCTTAACCTTCCAAAGGATTGGCCAGAAATTATTGGATTGTTAAAACATCCCTCATTGGAGGAGGTGGATATAGAGTTTGAAGAGAGCACAATTAAACAAGCTCCAATCTGTGATAATCTTCAAACCAAAATATCTCATTTAACTCTACATTATCCCGACAACTATGGTGAAGATTTAGATTTTTGGTTGGATTTATTACAGCAAaataagaaaatgaaattatCATTATATAGCCTAAAGACACACTATTGTAACATTCGGGATGTTATACATCATTCTAAGTTTCCTCGATTTTTGAAAGTGTTATATATTCATGGAATTAAAATAG ATTGTAATGAACTCAAAAACAACTATGAGAAAATTCTCAGCAGCTTAAAGACGATCAAACATAGCCATAGTGAGAGTGAGGATCTTGATGTCCTGGAAGAATACGACATGGTGCTTTGGAAAATTTAA
- the LOC142234948 gene encoding uncharacterized protein LOC142234948: MEISEFENLSINCDVLIYIYKFLNLQDQLKLAQVNVTLQNVFENFIWPIRYEKLTIAENFPQYLVGNESNKNRLLLSSLVFREFLGLYASRVMELTSYSHLQLGQFKNLTKLKCCAEICWLELIQSVAKNLIHLESLHLLSYRQDHKIFFTPYIRIHMFGALEEGFVSYEFIEGLLRIRNLKELCLNFRDDYPIIRVKYAHYRQLLNELKLEILKMSFVIEPAQINGTYDEMLYKDSPASLKDLQITTTFDEEKWAENYNGFLKIFFNLLTLNIRVIDGLSELSLRRILSSSPHLTNLTIQRSTFNNFETIQLPSNLKSLNIEFCYGLTNENLREILTSHNLTSYVSNGTWYKGEFEDYPIASTIETLTLSHIDMDEFQLAYTNNENLKNLTWYPNPKVDKYVSNISQGIPTNLESLDMKRGQMTLDTLKQMTKLSRLSTCLIVPLQWPYICDILRLQSLRDLTLRIDEHQTSVLPDIEGFPTFVQNLKLVYRKSFNSDLEFWLKLFCHNPQMTLAISTQPDFENNLRTLIYHKDFPKFLKNIFLYGFTIKCSELRENFEATIKIIVYHKNEFDDPEDDKNFIVLRR, encoded by the exons atggaaatatcagaGTTTGAAAACTTATCCATAAACTGTGATGTCctgatatatatttataaatttctaaatttgcaAGATCAACTAAAATTAGCCCAAGTGAATGTTACTCTTCAGAatgtatttgaaaatttcatatggccGATACGATATGAGAAATTAACAATAGCTGAAAATTTCCCACAATATTTGGTGGGAAATGAATCGAATAAAAATCGTTTGCTATTATCGTCGCTAGTATTTCGAGAATTCCTGGGGCTTTATGCCTCGAGAGTCATGGAATTGACTTCATATTCTCATCTTCAGCTGGGACAATTCAAAAATCTTACAAAACTTAAATGTTGTGCAGAAATCTGTTGGCTGGAATTAATACAATCGGTGGCCAAGAATTTAATCCATCTGGAATCACTACATCTACTCTCCTATAGACAGGatcataaaatattctttacACCCTATATACGTATACATATGTTTGGAGCTTTGGAAGAGGGTTTTGTCAGCTATGAATTTATAGAAGGTCTCCTCAGAATAAGGAATTTGAAAGAGCTATGCTTGAACTTTCGTGATGATTATCCCATAATAAGAGTGAAATATGCACATTACCGACAGCTACTGAAtgaactgaaattggaaattctaAAAATGAGTTTTGTTATAGAACCCGCACAGATAAATGGAACCTACGACGAAATGTTATACAAAGATTCACCTGCTTCTCTAAAGGATTtacaaataacaacaacatttgATGAAGAAAAGTGGGCCGAGAACTACAatggatttttgaaaattttctttaatcttTTGACACTAAATATTCGAGTTATAGATGGCCTCTCAGAGCTGAGTTTGCGGAGAATTTTGAGTTCATCTCCTCATCTCACCAATCTGACCATTCAAAGATCtacttttaataattttgaaacgATTCAGTTGCCCTCGAATCTAAAATCTCtcaatatagaattttgttatgGCTTAACTAATGAAAATTTAAGAGAAATCCTTACCAGCCATAACCTCACATCTTATGTCTCCAATGGCACCTGGTATAAGGGAGAATTTGAAGACTACCCCATAGCATCCACAATAGAAACTCTAACTCTAAGCCATATAGATATGGACGAATTCCAATTGGCCTAtacaaataatgaaaatttgaaaaatcttacTTGGTATCCCAATCCCAAAGTAGACAAATATGTCAGCAATATTTCACAGGGAATACCTACAAATCTAGAATCTTTGGATATGAAACGAGGCCAAATGACTTTGGATACCCTAaaacaaatgacaaaattatcccgtcTAAGTACCTGCTTAATAGTTCCATTACAATGGCCTTATATCTGTGATATCCTACGATTACAATCTTTACGTGATCTCACATTAAGGATTGATGAACATCAGACATCAGTATTACCAGACATTGAAGGATTCCCCACATTTGTACAGAATTTGAAATTGGTTTATCGTAAATCGTTTAATTCGGATTTGGAGTTTTGGTTAAAACTTTTCTGCCATAATCCCCAAATGACTTTGGCTATATCTACTCAACCTGATTTTGAGAATAATCTAAGGACATTGATATATCATAAGGATTTCCCgaaatttttgaagaatatatttttatacggttttacaattA AATGTTCCGAATTGAGGGAGAATTTTGAAGCAACCATTAAAATTATAGTCTATCACAAAAATGAGTTCGATGATCCAGaagatgataaaaattttatagtgcTTCGCAGATAA
- the LOC142234951 gene encoding uncharacterized protein LOC142234951, translating into MVLLLGFEKITTNYEILIEIFAKLQYEDQMRLAQVNRILRQVYKTYILPKQYRCLKIFSTLRGGFLISNETDRNRKLLRQKEMQKFISLYGKYVRELSVDKPMNFRPFINVVSLSCDGLHFNMKILEQVATQLPHLERFQVLSLRCGKRHFEQAHLENILKMKNLRELQLDFYNDNSDNTIKYQYFRKLLSMPKMEILKLRFEVAADSEEDPTSSLNSLKELSIQISLEREKWLQNYPSVLEIFRNLKSLTLRLPYRNIMDENTLHLIAKSCPNLESLNLCCICFSNIEIFVIPQSLKELQIYLCYGLTYRNLQQILTQYPILKKFYSKCSDYMGIFENFPISQALETLELDRVELNAFTMAYDHNENLKNLTWHSHWMWGDKQSLIKAIPMATCKNLETLHMVNCHMSVAILEELKLLRTLKIFLNLPKDWPEIIGLLKHPSLEEVDIEFEESTIKQAPICDNLQTKISHLTLHYPDNYGEDLDFWLDLLQQNKKMKLSLYSLNTHYSNIKEVIEHPKFPGFLTEIYVHGIKINCNELKRNYNAFVSDLKMIHHVQNENEDLDVLVEFCIMLWIT; encoded by the exons ATGGTTCTCTTACTAGGCTTTGAaaaaattaccacaaattatGAAAtactaatagaaatttttgcaaaattacaaTACGAAGACCAAATGAGATTGGCCCAAGTCAATCGAATATTGAGACAAGTTTACAAAACTTATATATTGCCTAAGCAATAtcgttgtttgaaaattttctccacattACGTGGTGGATTTTTAATATCCAATGAAACGGATAGAAATCGAAAATTACTAAGGCAGAAAGaaatgcaaaagtttatttcgttATATGGCAAATACGTTCGAGAATTAAGTGTGGATAAACCCATGAATTTTAGGCCTTTTATAAATGTGGTGAGTTTATCGTGTGATGGTCTACACTTTAATATGAAAATCCTAGAACAAGTGGCAACACAGTTACCTCATTTGGAGAGATTCCAAGTTCTCTCTTTGAGATGTGGTAAAAGACATTTTGAGCAAGCACATTTGGAGAATATACTTAAAATGaagaatttaagagaattacaaCTGGAtttctacaatgataattcGGATAACACAATCAAATATCAATACTTTCGAAAATTACTTAGCATGCCAAAGATGGAAATTCTTAAACTACGTTTCGAAGTAGCAGCTGATAGTGAAGAAGACCCCACAAGTTCTTTGAACTCATTAAAGGAATTATCCATacagatttctttagaaagagaAAAATGGTTACAAAATTATCCTTcggtattggaaatatttagaaATCTCAAATCCCTTACTCTACGCCTTCCATATAGGAATATTATGGATGAAAATACCTTACATCTGATTGCCAAATCTTGCCCAAATCTTGAATCTTTAAACCTATGTTGTATATGTTTCtccaatattgaaatatttgtgataccgCAAAGCCTTAAGGAGCTTCAAATATATTTGTGCTATGGTTTAACTTACCGAAATCTTCAACAAATTCTAACTCAATAtcccattttgaaaaaattctattcaaAATGCTCCGATTATATgggaatatttgaaaatttccccatatctcaaGCCCTAGAAACTCTGGAATTGGATCGTGTGGAATTAAATGCTTTTACAATGGCCTATGATCATAAtgagaatttaaaaaatcttacatGGCACAGCCATTGGATGTGGGGAGATAAGCAAAGTTTAATAAAAGCTATTCCCATGGCCACTTGCAAAAATTTGGAGACTTTACATATGGTAAACTGTCATATGTCTGTGGCTATTTTAGAAGAACTAAAACTTCTACGAACATTGAAAATCTTTCTTAACCTTCCAAAGGATTGGCCAGAAATTATTGGATTGTTAAAACATCCCTCATTGGAGGAGGTGGATATAGAGTTTGAAGAGAGCACAATTAAACAAGCTCCAATCTGTGATAATCTACAAACCAAAATCTCTCATTTAACTCTACATTATCCCGACAACTATGGTGAAGATTTAGATTTTTGGTTGGATTTATTACAGCAAaataagaaaatgaaattatCACTATATAGCCTCAATACACACTATAGCAACATAAAAGAAGTGATAGAACATCCTAAATTCCCGGGGTTTTTGACAGAAATATATGTTCATGGTATCAAAATAA ATTGTAATGAACTCAAACGTAATTACAATGCATTTGTCAGCGATTTAAAAATGATTCACCATGTCCAAAATGAGAATGAggatcttgatgttttggtggaGTTTTGTATAATGCTTTGGATAACGTAA